In Anabrus simplex isolate iqAnaSimp1 chromosome 14, ASM4041472v1, whole genome shotgun sequence, a genomic segment contains:
- the LOC136885771 gene encoding gastrula zinc finger protein XlCGF57.1-like isoform X1, which yields MEEVVSIKCEPEWASENEEEGSSSFETAHELVTEDEMASPPESEKNLTPITEVIIKEEPWDPTLDNPHTITKKEENDMEADINSKGSEDSQDRNREVQASAETSSEALDAATPPKPPKCHICKRYFMTIDHLQEHKKIHKEEKKHLECPVCHRIFTDVSNFRRHKVVHTGERRHACKFCDKKFSQRSNLTKHEATHKVDRPFSCPHCTKTFAWRPYLNKHIQIHDESRPYRCSACDKSFAQEDKLATHMLYHAGHKGYVCEQCHKHFVDRTALHRHVKTHTPDKPHSCRRCHKNFCDLASLAKHAVVHFGGKPYACTKCHKSYAQPHELNTHMIVHSDRKGFPCEICGKSFYWKSSLATHMAIHTGNRPFPCSYCDKRFTQRSNLSAHILTHTGERPFSCSLCPKSFVQRGALMRHLLVHARRNEFPDNKQGLKGMG from the exons ATGGAGGAAGTGGTCTCCATTAAATGTGAGCCCGAGTGGGCATCTGAGAATGAGGAAGAAGGATCATCATCCTTT GAGACTGCACATGAATTAGTAACAGAGGATGAGATGGCTTCACCACCGGAGAGCGAGAAAAATCTGACACCAATAACGGAGGTGATTATAAAAGAAGAACCATGGGATCCAACTTTGGATAACCCCCACACAATCACCAAGAAGGAAGAAAATGATATGGAG GCTGATATTAACAGCAAGGGAAGTGAAGATAGTCAGGATAGGAATCGTGAAGTTCAAGCAAG TGCCGAGACATCTTCTGAGGCCTTGGATGCTGCTACACCTCCTAAGCCACCAAAGTGTCACATATGCAAAAGATATTTCATGACAATCGACCACCTTCAGGAACACAAAAAAATccacaaagaagaaaagaagcatCTTGAATGTCCAGTGTGTCATAGAATATTTACAGACGTTTCCAACTTCAGGAGACATAAGGTCGTTCATACCGGTGAGAGGAGGCATGCCTGTAAATTTTGTGACAAAAAATTTTCCCAACGATCAAATTTAACAAAACATGAAGCAACACACAAAGTAGACCGGCCATTTTCATGTCCACATTGCACTAAAACATTTGCATGGCGTCCATACCTTAATAAACATATCCAAATTCACGACGAAAGTAGACCATACCGTTGCTCCGCTTGTGATAAGTCGTTTGCCCAAGAAGACAAACTTGCTACTCATATGTTATACCATGCTGGACACAAAGGTTACGTTTGTGAACAATGTCACAAGCACTTTGTAGATCGAACTGCGTTGCATAGACATGTCAAGACACATACACCAGATAAACCTCATTCCTGTCGCCGATGTCATAAAAACTTCTGCGACTTGGCGTCGCTTGCTAAGCATGCGGTGGTACATTTTGGTGGTAAACCCTATGCGTGTACGAAGTGTCATAAAAGCTACGCTCAGCCTCACGAGTTAAATACTCACATGATCGTACATTCAGACCGTAAAGGTTTTCCGTGTGAAATATGTGGCAAGTCCTTCTACTGGAAATCTTCACTCGCCACGCATATGGCGATACATACCGGTAATCGACCTTTTCCCTGTAGTTACTGCGATAAGCGCTTTACCCAACGCTCCAATCTCTCGGCTCACATTCTTACGCACACTGGTGAACGTCCATTCTCCTGTTCACTATGTCCCAAGAGTTTTGTCCAACGAGGTGCACTTATGAGACATTTACTTGTACATGCCCGACGCAATGAGTTCCCCGACAACAAGCAAGGGTTGAAGGGGATGGGATAA
- the LOC136885771 gene encoding uncharacterized protein isoform X2, whose amino-acid sequence MEEVVSIKCEPEWASENEEEGSSSFETAHELVTEDEMASPPESEKNLTPITEVIIKEEPWDPTLDNPHTITKKEENDMEADINSKGSEDSQDRNREVQASCFRALIHAKYSLSILLLSFIHGVRSPDLLLSWNMLVFII is encoded by the exons ATGGAGGAAGTGGTCTCCATTAAATGTGAGCCCGAGTGGGCATCTGAGAATGAGGAAGAAGGATCATCATCCTTT GAGACTGCACATGAATTAGTAACAGAGGATGAGATGGCTTCACCACCGGAGAGCGAGAAAAATCTGACACCAATAACGGAGGTGATTATAAAAGAAGAACCATGGGATCCAACTTTGGATAACCCCCACACAATCACCAAGAAGGAAGAAAATGATATGGAG GCTGATATTAACAGCAAGGGAAGTGAAGATAGTCAGGATAGGAATCGTGAAGTTCAAGCAAG CTGCTTCCGGGCTTTGATCCATGCCAAGTACTCACTCTCCattctccttctttctttcatccATGGTGTTAGGAGTCCAGATCTTCTTCTATCTTGGAACATGCTGGTGTTCATAATTTGA